The following coding sequences are from one Nicotiana tabacum cultivar K326 chromosome 1, ASM71507v2, whole genome shotgun sequence window:
- the LOC107792558 gene encoding 1-aminocyclopropane-1-carboxylate synthase has translation MVFISGNVQKQQLLSKIATNDGHGENSAYFDGWKAYEIDPFHLTNNPNGVIQMGLAENQLCFDLIQEWVVNNPKASICTIEGAEDFKDIAIFQDYHGLPEFRQAVARFMEKVRGDKVTFDPNRIVMSGGATGAHETLAFCLANPGDAFLVPTPYYPGFDRDLRWRTGVQLFPVVCDSSNDFKVTKKALESAYGKAQESNINIKGLLINNPSNPLGTLLDSDTLRDIVTFINSKNIHLICDEIYAATVFDQPKFISVSEIVEEHVGCNKDLIHIVYSLSKDLGFPGFRVGIVYSYNDTVVNIARKMSSFGLVSTQTQHLIASMLSDEIFVEKFIAESSERLGKRHGMFTKGLAQVGISTLKSNAGLFFWMDLRRLLKESTFESELELWRIIINEVRLNVSPGCSFHCSEPGWFRVCFANMDDETMRIALRRIRNFVLQTKGLNSKSAVKKQCSRSKLQISLSFRRMDDFMNSPVHSPMNSPLVRT, from the exons ATGGTGTTCATTTCAGGCAACGTCCAAAAGCAGCAGCTtctttcaaaaatagccacaaatgATGGACATGGAGAAAACTCAGCTTATTTTGATGGTTGGAAGGCTTATGAAATTGATCCTTTTCATCTCACTAACAATCCTAATGGAGTTATTCAGATGGGTCTTGCAGAAAATCAG CTTTGCTTTGATTTAATCCAAGAATGGGTGGTCAATAACCCAAAAGCCTCCATTTGCACAATTGAAGGAGCTGAAGATTTCAAAGATATTGCCATTTTTCAAGACTATCATGGCTTGCCAGAATTTAGACAg GCAGTTGCAAGATTTATGGAAAAAGTCAGAGGAGACAAAGTCACATTTGACCCAAATCGCATTGTTATGAGTGGAGGAGCAACTGGAGCTCATGAAACACTGGCTTTTTGTTTGGCCAATCCTGGAGATGCATTTTTGGTTCCTACCCCATATTATCCGGG ATTTGACAGAGATTTAAGGTGGAGAACTGGTGTACAACTATTTCCTGTTGTTTGTGACAGTTCTAATGATTTCAAGGTCACTAAAAAAGCCTTAGAATCTGCATATGGAAAAGCTCAAGAATCCAATATTAATATAAAGGGTTTGCTTATAAACAATCCTTCAAATCCATTAGGCACTCTTCTTGACAGTGACACACTGAGAGACATAGTAACATTCataaattcgaaaaatattcaCTTAATATGCGACGAAATTTATGCTGCTACTGTCTTTGATCAGCCAAAATTCATCAGTGTTTCTGAAATAGTTGAAGAACATGTCGGATGCAACAAAGATTTGATCCATATTGTGTATAGCTTGTCGAAAGATTTGGGATTTCCAGGATTCAGAGTCGGAATTGTTTACTCATACAACGATACAGTAGTCAACATTGCTAGAAAAATGTCAAGCTTCGGGCTAGTTTCAACACAGACACAACATTTGATTGCATCAATGTTGTCTGATGAAATTTTCGTCGAAAAATTCATTGCTGAGAGCTCAGAAAGACTAGGAAAAAGACACGGGATGTTTACTAAAGGACTAGCACAAGTTGGAATTAGTACATTGAAGAGTAATGCTGGTTTATTTTTCTGGATGGATTTAAGAAGACTACTAAAAGAGTCAACTTTTGAATCTGAATTAGAATTGTGGAGAATTATTATCAATGAAGTGAGACTTAATGTTTCACCAGGTTGTTCTTTTCATTGTTCTGAACCAGGTTGGTTTAGAGTTTGTTTCGCGAATATGGACGATGAAACTATGAGAATTGCTCTAAGAAGGATAAGGAACTTTGTGCTTCAAACAAAAGGACTTAACAGTAAATCTGCAGTTAAGAAACAATGCAGCAGGAGCAAACTTCAGATCAGCTTATCGTTTCGACGAATGGATGATTTCATGAATTCACCAGTTCATTCTCCAATGAATTCACCTTTGGTCAGGACATGA
- the LOC107792557 gene encoding uncharacterized protein LOC107792557: MKAWRAKEIATAMIRGSLSDSYKELPKYFYMLEHTNPGTVTKLHKSEDGCFLYAYVSLYASIKGWEHCRPIMVVDESFLKAAYKGIILTACTQDGAVGIKLYNYVYDLYNCLNPNIYFIKGIFGVREGLCIVSDRNESIFNATKVVYPEVPHYICMFHLWQNVKRTFKKHHKQLKDIFFALARAYTIEKFEYHMTEMCKIDPRVQSYLFKISYERWSRAYSKVKRSMVMTSNIAESINAVNKDARELPWNNKNRKSVMETSTELGEKYDKLLRENLIASEQMTVRPATEQLYTMFEGVRQNIVCLEEGTCSCRKFQMDELPCLHAWEVLKNQQLKPGQYCSFYYKKDSLLRTYEFPMHPMPDESLWVIPTEVLEDVVLPPKGRRNLGRPRKERLKPA; this comes from the exons ATGAAAGCATGGAGAGCTAAAGAGATAGCAACGGCAATGATAAGAGGGAGTCTGAGTGATTCATATAAGGAGTTGCCGAAGTATTTTTATATGTTGGAGCATACAAATCCAGGAACGGTTACAAAGTTGCACAAATCAGAAGATGGATGCTTTCTTTATGCATATGTTTCGCTATATGCATCTATCAAGGGTTGGGAGCATTGCAGACCGATAATGGTTGTTGATGAAAGTTTTCTTAAAGCAGCATATAAGGGTATCATATTGACTGCTTGCACACAGGATGGAGCTG TTGGTATAAAGTTGTATAACTATGTATATGATTTGTATAACTGTCTAAATCCTaatatctatttt ATAAAGGGTATTTTTGGTGTTAGGGAAGGGTTGTGTATAGTTTCAGATAGAAACGAAAGCATCTTCAATGCTACAAAAGTTGTGTACCCAGAAGTACCACATTATATTTGCATGTTTCACTTGTGGCAGAATGTAAAGCGCACATTCAAGAAACATCACAAACAATTGAAGGATATCTTCTTTGCTTTGGCTAGAGCTTACACGATAGAGAAGTTTGAGTATCATATGACAGAGATGTGCAAAATTGATCCGAGGGTGCAGTCTTACTTATTCAAAATTAGCTACGAAAGGTGGTCTAGGGCATACTCCAAAGTGAAAAGGTCGATGGTAATGACTTCCAATATTGCAGAGTCAATTAATGCAGTAAACAAGGATGCTAGAGAGTTACCA TGGAACAACAAAAACAGAAAAAGTGTAATGGAGACATCTACAGAGCTTGGCGAAAAGTACGACAAACTCCTTCGGGAAAATCTAATTGCATCGGAGCAAATGACG GTGAGGCCTGCTACGGAGCAGTTATATACTATGTTTGAAGGGGTAAGGCAAAACATAGTGTGTCTTGAAGAGGGAACATGCAGTTGCAGAAAATTTCAAATGGATGAACTTCCATGTCTGCATGCTTGGGAGGTTTTGAAGAACCAGCAGCTAAAACCTGGCCAGTATTGCTCTTTTTACTACAAGAAGGATAGCCTCCTTAGAACTTATGAATTTCCAATGCATCCAATGCCAGATGAGAGTTTATGGGTAATCCCAACAGAGGTGCTGGAAGATGTGGTCCTACCACCTAAAGGGAGAAGGAATTTAGGAAGGCCAAGAAAGGAAAGACTCAAACCTGCTTAA